One Trichormus variabilis 0441 genomic window, TCACTCAGGGCTGAGTGAGGTAAGATACCACTTCTACAGCTTAGTTTTTGTCATTTGGTCGTTGAATAATTGTCTCCACAACCCGCCGCTTACCTTTCGGGTCTATCCCTACCAAGCGCACATACTCACCCTCATAATCAACTAAGCAAGCCTCTAGTGTTGAAATAGCATCTGACTCTGCATCAATATGCAGAGTACCGCAACTTTGCCAAGAACCCGTGCGGAAGCGGCGTGCATCTACGTGTTCAAAAGTAATTTTGTGACCTTGAGACAAGATTTGCCGGATTTGTTCTTGGGTTTCTAAACTCAAATGAGTATTAGATGTCTCTCGCTTGTGAGAACTATTATTGACTGGCTGAATCATGGGCGCTTCAGGCGGTGGCGCTGCTTGATAACCCCTCCCGCGATTCAATCGATTATACTCATCCACTAGCTGAGAATTGTCTACCCGTTGTTGTTCACCCAACACCAAGTTACCAGACTCGATCAAATGAGCAAGGCTGAAATCTGGCTTTTTAAATTCTGGCGGCGCTTCTACGCTGTTCACAACACGTAGAGATATACGTTCAAACCCAACTTGATGGATAAAGTCGCGGATTTGTTCGTCGTAAATTCGAGAACGTAAAGCGCTAAAAAAGTCAATCGATTGCTTGGGGAAAGTATCAACTAATTGTTCAATTTCTCGTTTTGAGAGTCCATCCTCAGCAAAAATCCCCCCGACAATTCCCACCTTATCATCGCGGTTGGGTTCCCAATAGAATTTCTCCATCCGTCCATCCCGAATCAATGGTGCGTAGAGAGTAGAAAAATCATTACCTGTCACGATAATGGGGACACGCCGTATCGGGTTGGAATCATAACTACCGGGTAACTGTACATCTGTGGGATTATCGGCAATATTCATCAGTGTGGCATTTACCAACTGAGTATTTACAGTATATTGCGTACCTTCATCAAAGCGTCCTGCACCTGCATCTAAATCGTTAATCATCAGCACGCACATTTTACCCCGCACTTTAATCAGTTCTGCCGTTTCCCGATAGCGCAGCCGAATCAACCGGGCTGGGTCTCCCGCATCGGGACTTTCCAATTCACCGCCGGAGATGAGTGTGACTTCAATACCCATCTTCTCAAAAGCTAACTCACACTGAAAGGTTTTCCCTTCTCCTTTACGTCCATGAATCCCTAAAATTAAGGGAACTCGCACACCAGGAATATTTAAAAAGTTTTTGGTGATGTGAACAGCAAGTTTATCCAGAAAGCGCGGAGCGATATAATAACTCATAAAATTTATGACTGGTGATGCTTCAATAATTAATGCTAAGTTTTTTTGGTATCTATTGTTGATTAATCTTTTGGTAGATATCCATACTCACTACCACAAACGCTGTATAGCTTCAATTACATCAGGTAAGTGTTGAGATGCTTCGGACAAAGTAATTTGTGTCATGATTTTTACCTGTTATCTCTACATAGATGTTAACAAAAACGCTTTGACAGTTGTTGTACAAATATCTCATGTTCTGGAAAGTTTAAGCCTTGTCGTAGCACAGCTAAAACTTGTGTTATTTGGCGTTGCTGAATTGAGGTATGAAAATTAAAAATTCCATTTCTCAAACTCTTACTCTTTGCGCCTCTGCGCCTCTGCGTGAGACAAAAATCATCCCACTAATCAGCAACGCCTGTTATTTCTCCAGTTAATAATGCAGCAGTATCTAACCATAACCCAGGAAAAACAAAACTTTTGATGATACCGTTTGTATCTGAAGCTGTCATGGACACAAGCATCAAAGGAGTGTTACTGCATTTAGTATATATCAAGGATTTTTATCTAAACCAATTTAACCAAGCGTCCCAATTCTCTACAATTCTGGCAAATTCTCCATAACCTCCAGCTTGGGGATGCACACCATCATTAGCCTTAGCTTCATGTAGCCAAACACTTGGTTTTTCTAATAATGGAAAAACATCTAAATAAGGCACATCCAAATCTTGACAAACTAAAGCTAGCTGTTGAGATAAATCAATAGTTCTTCGTCTTCTTCCTGGGTCTTGCTGTTCTATATATGGTGCTGGACTAATCATTAAAACAGGATATAACTTTTTCGCTTGAGTTAAAATTTCTCGTGTATTTTTGATAGATTCAGCAATACTCACACGAGGTTTACCATTTTCTAGAGTTGTATCGTTTAATCCAAAAGAGAATACAACTCTTCCATCATATTCCTTCGGTAATCGTAGCGATACTTCTTGTAACCAACGCTTGGCTATATCACTGCTGGTATCTCGCCTAATACCTAAATTATAGTAGGTAATATCGTAACCTTTTTTATTAGCATTAACGCATACTCTACCTGTCCAACCAAGATACTCAGGGTCACCAGTACCATTAACGAAAGAGTCGCCAACAAAACAAATTCTGATTTGAGGTTTAGATTGTTTCGTCACTATATCTCCTGTGGGTAAACTGTGGTGCATCTGACTTGCACATTCTTTCCTGTTAGCCGTTAACTACTGATACCAATTCTCTATGAAGTTGCGCCGAATAAATGATGTAGAGACGTTGTATGCAACGTCTCTACAGTACAGAATAAAGAGCATCTATGGCTACGCCAGACAAGCTACATCAAGAAACGGTATTACACCCTCACACCCCTATACCCTCACACTAAACCTGTTATAAAAAAAGAGAGGTAAACTCATCTACCTCTCCTTAACGGATAAATTATTTAAACCAAATCAGCTTTTAGTATCTGCTGGGTTTGTGAACGATGAAGCTGAGGACTTGGCACTGCTTGATGTTGTCAAATCCTACAACACGGATGTAGTGACCAGGATATTGAGAACGGCAAGCTTGAACTTCACCCAAAACTTCACGAGATGTTTTAGCGCCGAACAAAGGTAGCTTCCACAGTGTCCAGTAAAATTCGGTAGGTTCAGAAGCTTCGTTGAACTCAACGGCTGGAATGTAGCCTTGGCTCAAAATGTACTGGACTTGCTTTTCGATTTGAACGTCGGTGAGGGGGGGTAAGTAAGAAAGGGTTTCGTAACGACGCTCTTTTGGTAAGGTTTGCATAGCTGGTGATAATTGGTTGCTATTGGAAAATAAGTACTTATGCTGGCCTAACTGGATTAATGATCCCAGTCAGTATCGGAAATTGTCTGCTGTTCTGATTCAGGACTGGGGTTGGATAAACTCAGATGCGTCATGCGTTCTAGATGCTGGCGGCGTTGTTCCATATTTGCTTGCTGAATACCGCTACGAACCATTTCGGGTAAGAATTCGGCTACTTCTTCAGCTATATGTTCTCTCACAGTCATAATCCGCAAGGCTAAATCTGGCTGTTCTCGGAAAAGTTCTTTAACATAAGCTTCTCCGTCCTGAACTTTGCCGACAGAAAAAGTATGCAGCCATAATGCTAACGGTGGATTCGTTTCGCCTAGCTGTGCCAACACAGTCATTAGCGCCTGATAAGTCAGGTAGCTTTGGAGAGTTTTGGCTGTATCTTTCGCTATTTGCTTGAGATTCATGCTTGACCCAGCCCTTTAAAAGGATGAAGTTTAAAGAATGTAAGGATGAAAGGTATTTTTCATTTAACCTTCATCCTTGCACCTTCAGCCTTTATCAGACGGTATCCATTGCCTCAAACTCGAACTTGATTTCTTTCCACAGTTCGCAAGCGACAGCCAATTCAGGAGACCACTTAGCAGCTTCACGGATAACGTCGTTACCTTCACGAGCCAAGTTACGACCTTCGTTACGCGCTTGGACGCAAGCTTCCAAAGCTACACGGTTAGCGGTTGCACCAGGAGCGTTACCCCAGGGGTGTCCGAGTGTACCACCACCAAATTGCAGTACGGAGTCATCACCGAAGATTTCTACCAATGCGGGCATATGCCATACGTGGATACCACCGGAAGCAACTGCCATTACACCAGGTAAAGAAGCCCAGTCTTGGGTAAAGTAGATACCGCGAGACTTGTCTTGTTCAACGTAGTTTTCACGCAATAGGTCAACGAAGCCCATTGTGATACCGCGTTCACCTTCCAATTTACCTACTACGGTACCGGTGTGGATGTGGTCACCACCAGATAGACGTAGGGCTTTAGCTAATACACGGAAGTGGATACCGTGGTTCTTTTGACGGTCGATTACTGCGTGCATCGCGCGGTGGATGTGCAGTAGAACGCCGTTGTCACGACACCAACGAGCCAAGGTGGTGTTAGCGGTGAAACCTGCTGTTAGGTAGTCGTGCATGATGATGGGCTGATTGAGTTCTTTAGCGTACTCAGCCCGCTTCAACATTTCTTCACAGGTAGGAGCTGTCACGTTGAGGTAGTGACCTTTGATTTCGCCTGTTTCTGCTTGTGCTTTGCTGATAGCATCAGACACAAACAGGAAGCGATCGCGCCATCTTTGGAATGGTGCAGAGTTGATGTTTTCGTCGTCTTTGGTGAAGTCCAAACCACCGCGCAAACACTCGTATACAGCGCGTCCGTAGTTCTTAGCAGACAGACCTAATTTTGGTTTGATGGTACAACCCAACAAAGGACGACCATATTTGTTTAATTTGTCACGCTCAACTTGGATACCGTGAGGAGGGCCTTGGAAAGTTTTGATGTAAGCAACAGGAAAGCGAATGTCTTCCAAACGCAATGCGCGTAATGCTTTAAAACCAAATACGTTACCTACAATTGAGGTTAAAACGTTGGTGATGGAGCCTTCTTCAAACAGATCCAAAGGATAAGCGATGTAGGCAATGAATTGGTTGTCTTCGCCAGGTACTGGTTCGATATCGTAGCAACGACCTTTGTAACGATCTAGATCGGTTAACAGGTCTGTCCATACGGTCGTCCAAGTACCAGTAGAAGACTCAGCCGCTACAGCCGCAGCCGCTTCCTCAAAGGGAACTCCGGGCTGGGGTGTAACACGGAACGCCGCCAGAATATCTGTATCTTTAGGTGTGTAATCAGGTGTGTAATAAGTTAGTCTGTAATCTTGAACCCCGGCTTTATACCCAGATTTTGTCTGAGTCTTCGTTTGAGCGTAAGACATATCTATCCTTCCAAGATGTCACTCTTTTTACTTATCAAATCACGTTTTGGTACAATTTAATCTCACAATTGCTCTACCTCCCCATCAGCTAGGAGAAAAACAGGAACAATCTTTTGGTAGAGGTTAGCGATTTTTCTGCAATTAACACTTAGCTTTAGTGGTAATCCTCTTCACCAGTGTCTTACTCATCTAGGAGTGCATAAATTAACGCTTTTATTTTTTCCTCTTGCCATAGTTAAAAAATTCTTTTTTTATCTGTTCTTCTCACCCACTAAATTGCTTTTATCCCTTCACGACCTTCGCGGTTTACGGAAAGTATGAGATGATTCCCCTATATTTCGGGGTATTTAACGAATTGGGTTAGTTTTCACACATTCCCGCTTCTGCGCTCTTGCAGACCTCCTTTATTGACAGGAGACGAGCTAAGAGCCAATTTACTTTAGGGATATTTAGTAGAGTAATCAGCGCAAGATGAAAAAATCGCACACCACGTAATTTGTAACTTGTCTCACAATATATCAAGAAATGGCATAAGTTATTCTTTGAAACTTCTTAACTTACATATTTAAATTTGTTATTACATAAAGTTTTAAACGTTTTGTTAACAATGGGTTACAAAATGTATCAATGACTGTATATGAGTCATTGGTCATTAGTCATTAGTATTCTTCTTTGCTTCCCCTGCTTCTTTGCTTCCCCTGCTCCCCTGCTCCCCTGCTTCTTTGCTTCCCCTGCTCCTCTGCTCCTCTGCCTTTTCCCAATCCCCAGTCCCTATCTGTTTAAAAAATGCTAACTAAGGGAAGACTGAGATTAACCTTTGGTCAGTTTCGCTAATGACTGGAGGTGCTGTCTCTAAAGGAAATGTCATCGTGGGATTATTTCGCAAGCGTATTAGTTTACTGATTACTTCTATATTGTTGGGGTCGATAAGTCTGCCGAGTATGAACGTTGTTGGTATTGGTAGTTTGGCGAGGGCAGAAAAAGCTGCGACTAATGCACCATCACCAACAACTCCTGATATTAAACCATCCGAATTAAAGCCGGCTTATCCTCCATCTGCACCACCCCCACGGGTAGACCCCTTGCCTGATGAACGGGATATACAGGAACGCGCAGTAGAAATTGATTATCGCGTGAGTAACTTATTAGGAGATTTCGCTGGTAATCTCTGGGTGGGTTCTTGGCGGGGATTATCGCGGATTGACCCGAAAACAGGTAAGATTTTAGCCCGTGTTAGTTTACCCAATGTTGCCATTGGTGCTTTAGCACAAGATAAAGTCGGTCGTTTGTGGGTGGGAACTTATGAAGGACTGATGAGAGTAGAACCCCGCACTAATGAAATTTCAGCGCAGAATTTGTTTTTGCCTTCCAAGCGGGTGTTATCACTGTTAACTGATAAGCGGGGTTATCTGTGGGTGGGAACTGACAATGGTTTAGCCTTAGTTAGTCCTGACCAAGGTTTAATTATGACGACCGTCAAAAATTTGCCTGGTGTGAGTGGCAACACCTTAACTTTAGATGCTGATGGTCAACTCTGGGCGGGAACTCTAGATGGAGTTGTGAGGATTAATACAGCCAGTGCTTTGATTATGAAGCGAATCAACGATTTACCTGGTACTACAGTGCAAGCCTTAGCTATTAGTCCAGAAGGTTTAATTTGGGCAGGAATGCCGAATAATTTGCTGGTAATTAACCCGAAAACTGGCATAGTACTGAGGTCTGTGGCTCGCTTGCGGGGTAAAAACGTGACAGCCGTGCGCTTTGCTAAAGATGGTAGTGTTTGGGTAGGTACTCACAATGGTTTGCTACGGTTAAATCCCAATACAGGTGCTGTACTAGATGAAGTTGCCGGACTTCCTTCTAGTCGAGTTTTGTCCCTTGTGCCTGATGTCGCCAACAAATTATGGATTGGTACTAGTGAAGGTCTGGCTTGGTTAATGCCCAAAATGGACAAAGCAACAGCTCATTTGGCTTTTAGTCGCCTTGTGAAATGAGGGATTGGGGAAGGTGGGGTCCCCTCTGGGGATAAGGGGTAATGGGGATTGAGAACCAGAAATTGGTAATGTTAATGTAGCCTCTAAGCTTTAAATTTAGCTTCTACTCCCCACTCCCTAGAAAAAATGCCAGTCACTACCCAGCAATTAATCCAGTGGAAACAACAAGGACGCTCAATTGTGGCGTTGACGGCTTGGGATTATACGATCGCCCAAATTCTCGATGCTGCTGGTGTAGACTTAATTCTCGTGGGTGACTCGATGGCGGTAATGTTGGGTTATAAAACCACGCTGCCAATTACATTAGAGGAGATGTTACACCACGCTAAAGCAGTTTGTCGTGGTGTGCAGCGGGCTTTAGTTGTGGTTGATTTACCATTTTTGACTTATCAAGAAAGTATTCCACAGGCAATCAACTCGGCTGGGCGCATATTAAAGGAAACAGGCGCTCAGGCAGTTAAATTAGAAGGTGGCTATCCGGCAATGGTAGAAACTATTACCCGTTTGGTACAAGCGGGGATACCAGTGATGGGTCATGTAGGTTTGACACCCCAATCAGTTCATCAATTGGGGTTGCGTCAACAAGGTAAGACCCAGGAAACAGCTCAGAGAATTTTAAACGAAGCGATCGCACTTGAACAAGCGGGTGTATTTTCTATAGTGTTAGAGCATATCCCCGCAGATTTGGCAATGCAGATTACACAAAAACTTAGTATTCCCACCATCGGTATCGGTGCGGGTTCCCATTGCGACGGTCAAGTTTTAGTGACTTCTGATGTATTGGGTTTATCGGAAAGACAACCACCCTTTGCTAAGGTTTATACGAATTTGCGCGCAACAATTACTAAAGCTGTACAAGATTACGCTGCGGAAGTACGCGATCGCCAGTTCCCAGAATAGAGAACAGCGATCGCTTCAAGGGTAAGTTCTATAGCTGTCACCAGTAGTATTAGGACATCAATAGATGATACAACCTAGTAGTTCACCAACCCAAAATTGCTGGGCTAGGGGAAGCAGGGGGAGCAGGGGAAGCAGGGGGAGAAAGAGATTTTTTTTGCTGCTATTAACCTTGCAAAGTTCTCTTGGCAGACTACTAGACACAAAAAGAATTTTCACCCAGTCCCCAATCCCCAGTCCCCAATCCCCAGTCCCCAGTCCCCAGTCCCCAGCTATATCTTACTGGCGTAAATTAGCTGGGACTTGTTCTGGAACAACCCAATAGTAGATAGTTCTGCCATCTACTTGTAATGTCTTCTCTGGCTTCCATTCACCCATATCAAAAGCGTGGGAGACAATGCGAGTACCGGGTTTAAGTTGTTTAAGAAGGATAGGACGCAATTTGAGATTGATATCGGGTAGAAGGTAGAGGGTAACTACAGTAGCGTCACTAAAATCAGTCTTGAATAAGTCTTGCTGAACAAATTTTACGCGATCGCTGACTCCTGCTTTCTGAGCATTTTCGTTAGCTTCTTGAATCCGTTCGGGATTAATATCTATACCAGTACCCCGTGTGCCAAATTTTTGGGCGGCTGTATTGACAATGCGTCCATCACCACTACCTAAGTCGTAAAGTACGTCATTTTTACCTACCTGTGCCACTTGCAACATGGCATCTACCACAACCTGTGGTGTCGGCACATAAGGCACATCCGCAGGACGTTCTTGCGGTTGGGTTGTTGGAGCTTGTGCTTGAGTTTCTGTTTGACCTGTTAAAGTAGGTGCATTAGTTTCTGTCTGTGCTTCCAAATCGGTTTGTTGTGGCGTACAGCCAGCTAATCCCAGGCTCACAACACTAACACCTGTAACAACCGATAGTAAAATCTTTTGCAACTTCATAATTTCTCCTAGTTAATTGTGAATTTCTAAGCCTTACCTTGGCGGTAGCGATTCCAGAACAATATGGGGATACCTGCTATCACCACCAAAACACCGACTACAGCACCCACGTTTGTATAAACCACACTGGAATATAGTAGGTAGCCACAAACAGCACAAAAGAGTAGTGGGGTAACAGGATAAAAAGGCACACGGAATGGGCGCAGTATATGTGGTTCCTTCCGGCGCAATATTAGTAGTGATATGCCAGAAAGTAGAAAGAAAAACCAAAACACGGGTGCGGTATAGTCCACCATTGTTTCAAACCCTTTACGGGTGAATGTACCTAATAGCACTAAGGCGAGAGCGATCGCCCCTTGGACTAATAAGGCAGTCCCAGGAGTACTGGGGAGTTGTCGCCAGCTACCCATGAAGCCAAACAGAGTGAAATCTTGTCCTAAGGCATAGTTAGTACGTGCGCCAGTAAAAATAGTGGCGTTGATTGCCCCTAGAGTACAAATGGCAATCAAGACGCTAATAAATAAAGCTCCTGGTGTACCCCAAATAGTACGCATTAAATCTGCCGCGACTGCCGATGAGTCCGCCATGTTAGCTAATCCCAAACCTCGTAGGTAAGCTAGATTGATTAGCAAGTAAATTGCGGTGATAATGCCAATACTCCACACTAGCGATCGCACTATATTCCGTTGTCTATTTTGTATCTCTGCGGAAATATACGCCGCCTCATTCCAACCACCATAGGAAAGTAGCACAAACACCATTGCTAGTCCCCAACTCCCTGGAGGAGTAGATTCTATCGGAGCTACAGAATTGGCAGTGGCACCCAATCCGAATACTACCACTAGCAGCAAACCCAGGACTTTGGCTACCGTTAGTAAGTTTTGCGTCCACTTTCCCTGTTGCAAACCCACTATATTCAAGATTGTTAACAGCACAATCACCACTGTGGCATACACAGATGATGAAAATGTGCCGAGCCGCAAAATTTCCGAGGCGTAATCGCCAAAGACAAATGCAAGCAGGGCAATAGAACCAGTTTGAATCACTGTCAGTCTTGCCCAGGCAAATAGAAAGGCAATTTTTTGTCCAAATGCTCGCTTTAAGTAATAGTAGACTCCACCAACATTAGGGTAAGTCGTCGCCAACTCTGCGTAACACAATGCACCGACGATAGATACTAGGCCACCAGCTAGCCACAATAACAGTACAGCAATATCACTGCCTGCTTGGCTAGCTACCAGCGCAGGGGTTTGAAAAATACCTGCACCAATGACAATCCCGACAATGAGAGCAACCGCGTCTGATAGTGTTAATAATGGCTTGGGTGCAGCTGCACCAGTCGTCTGTATTTGCTCTAGCGAACTGTAATCTGTATGTCTACTCACATTGCTTCCTCATAGTTGTTTGCACTGAATCAAAAGGAAAGTCAGGAGGCAGATGGGTATTAAACTCTTTAATTGGCCATGAATGATATTGGGTAGTTATTTATATGGGCATAATATGGGCATAAAAAAATGACTGCTTTTGAGTCACAGATTCAGATTGTCATCAATAAATGTGAAGAAAAAGTGACAAATATGACGCTAACTCTGATTAATCACATTAAGCGATACCAAATGCTTGATAATTTTTATGTGTTAGCACTATATAAAAACTCCACAAAGCGATGGATATGCAGTTAGGTTTGAGGACTATAAACTGACTAAATTAATATGATTTACTAGTTATTTATTGAAGTAATCTATAGGAATATAATTTGACTATTAAAAATCTCTAAGTATCCGTAGAGCGATGCCCACCTACTTGTATTTCCAAAATCAAATCAAATTCTTATAGTCATATAGGAATCCGAATTGATTTCTCAACAATTCTCAGGATTTGTAGGGTGGGCATTGCCCATCGGCTCATGGTCATGGTAGTCCTATAGATCATGGGTAAGTACTTATTCTCCATAACCAATGACCAATTACCCATTACCACATCCGCAGAATATATTCCCAGAATTAACAATTTTGATGATGAGAGTATTTTAACCTAGAAAAAAAGATAATAAATATTAAATTTATTGAAAACAATCTGCATTAATGATGCCTAAGATAAGAGCTTATATAGCTTATCTGTTAAGCCTTACAACCTTAATTGAATATCATTTCAAATAAAACATTAAAAAAATATGAATTACATTTTTACCTGAAAAAAAATGATATGTTGGATACAGAATTGAATTTCGCACGTATCTGGAGTAGTACAACGTAATCTACTCCAGTTTTTCCCTCCCAAATCCCTTGCAAATAATGACTTTCAGCAAGATTTCAGGAGAGAATGAGTACAAAATTGTATAGTTAACAATTAGCCCAAACAGCCCTTGAATACTTGCTGTAGTTGGGTTACAAATGAGTACAATCAGCTCCTGAACCCCTTTCCATAAATACTCGTACCCCAACTAGAAAATACTAGAACCCCTACCTGGAAAAAATTTTAAAAATTCTCAAAACGTCCTTGAAATCATCATTTGAGATTTTGAGTATAACTGTAATAAATCCAATAAATTCTATTCCAGAGATACAAACTGTAATAGTCGAAGACGACTGCTATAAATCTTATATCGCCAATCACTTAACGCTTCTACATAAAACGCAAGCAAAAAGTGAGTGGAGGGATGAGATAGCACCATGCCATCTGGAATAGAAGTCGCGCGCCAGTTGCTACAAGTCGGGGAACCCGCCCAACGCCCTGGCTTGGCTGTAAACACATTCTACCAAGACACCAAGTTGACACACACCAGCCAAAACCAAGGACTTTATAGCCTGCCCTACTCAGCGAAGCCGCTACAGGCAATGTGGCAGACGCGACTTCAATTCTTCGGGCAAACACAATCAGCAACGGCATCTCCCACAGTGGCAGCTAGTCCACCGACATTTGCGAAATTCAATGACACCACCAGTTACAGGCTCTTCCGTTACTGAATCGACACCTACCAAAGCAAAATCAGGTGGTTGCGGATGCGACACCAGCACCACCGTGGAAATGGACGAAAAGCTCCAAGAACGTATTGCTAAACATCCCTGCTACAGCGAAGAAGCTCACCACCATTACGCGAGAATGCACGTTGCTGTTGCACCTGCTTGCAACATTCAATGCAACTACTGCAACCGAAAATATGACTGCGCTAACGAAAGCCGTCCTGGCGTAGTTAGTGAATTACTCACACCAGAAGAAGCAGCACACAAAGTCTTAGTAATTGCAGGCAAAATTCCCCAAATGACAGTTCTGGGAATTGCTGGCCCTGGCGATCCTCTGGCGAACCCAGAAAAGACTTTCCGCACCTTTGAATTGATTGCAGACAAAGCCCCAGATATTAAGCTGTGTCTATCAACCAATGGTTTGATGCTGCCGGAATATGTCGATCGCATTAAACAACTAAATATCGACCACGTTACTATTACCCTAAATACTATTGATCCAGAAATCGGCGCACAGATTTATTCTTGGGTTCACTACAAACGCAGACGTTATAGAGGTGCGGAAGGCGCGAGAATTCTCTTGGAAAAACAGATGGAAGGCTTACAAGCTCTCAGAGAAGCTGATATCTTGTGTAAAGTCAATTCTGTGATGATTCCCGGCATTAACGACCAACATCTAGTTGAAGTCAACAAGATGATTCGGGAACAAGGTGCATTCTTGCACAACATTATGCCTTTGATTTCTGCACCAGAACACGGTACACACTTTGGCTTAACTGGTCAACGGGGACCTTCACAAAAAGAACTGAAGTCAGTGCAAGACCAATGTTCTGGCAACATGAAAATGATGCGCCATTGCCGCCAGTGTCGTGCTGATGCTGTAGGCTTGTTAGGAGAAGACCGCAGCCAGGAATTTACCAAAGATAAATTCCTCGAAATGGCTCCAGAATATGACTTTGACAAACGTCAAGAAGTCCACGAAGGTATTGAGAAATTTAGAGTAGAACTAAAAGTAGCCAAAGAAAAAGTACTAGCTGGCAAAGAAAAAACAGCTAGCAATCCTAAAATCTTAGTTGCAATAGCCACCAAAGGCGGCGGATTAGTTAACCAACACTTCGGCCATGCCAAGGAATTTCAGGTTTACGAAGTAGACGGTAGTGAAGTTCGCTTCGTCAGTCACCGCAAGGTTGATCATTATTGTCAAGGTGGATACGGCGAAGAAGCCACATTTGACAATATTGTTAAAACTATCGCAGATTGTAAAGCAGTTTTGGTTTCCAAGATTGGCGAATCTCCCAAAGAAAAACTGCTCCAAGCCGGTATACAGACTGTTGAAGCTTACGACGTGATTGAGAAGGTTGCTTTAGAGTTTTACGAGCAATGGAATAAGGGCTAATGAGTAATAGGTAATGGGTAATAGGTAATGGAGAGAAAACAATCATCAATTACCAATTACCAATTACCAATTACCAATCCCCACTCATCCAATCAACAAGGAGAATAATCATGGCTTACACAATTACTAGCCAATGTATTTCCTGCAAGCTCTGTTCGTCTGTATGCCCCACTGGTGCAATTAAGGTCGCCGAAGACGGACAGCACTGGATTGACCAAGCACTGTGTACAAATTGCGTTGATAGCGTTCACACCGTACCTCAATGTAAAGCTGGCTGTCCCACTTGCGATGGTTGCGTTAAAGTACCTAGCGA contains:
- a CDS encoding APC family permease, translated to MSRHTDYSSLEQIQTTGAAAPKPLLTLSDAVALIVGIVIGAGIFQTPALVASQAGSDIAVLLLWLAGGLVSIVGALCYAELATTYPNVGGVYYYLKRAFGQKIAFLFAWARLTVIQTGSIALLAFVFGDYASEILRLGTFSSSVYATVVIVLLTILNIVGLQQGKWTQNLLTVAKVLGLLLVVVFGLGATANSVAPIESTPPGSWGLAMVFVLLSYGGWNEAAYISAEIQNRQRNIVRSLVWSIGIITAIYLLINLAYLRGLGLANMADSSAVAADLMRTIWGTPGALFISVLIAICTLGAINATIFTGARTNYALGQDFTLFGFMGSWRQLPSTPGTALLVQGAIALALVLLGTFTRKGFETMVDYTAPVFWFFFLLSGISLLILRRKEPHILRPFRVPFYPVTPLLFCAVCGYLLYSSVVYTNVGAVVGVLVVIAGIPILFWNRYRQGKA
- a CDS encoding methyltransferase domain-containing protein — translated: MKLQKILLSVVTGVSVVSLGLAGCTPQQTDLEAQTETNAPTLTGQTETQAQAPTTQPQERPADVPYVPTPQVVVDAMLQVAQVGKNDVLYDLGSGDGRIVNTAAQKFGTRGTGIDINPERIQEANENAQKAGVSDRVKFVQQDLFKTDFSDATVVTLYLLPDINLKLRPILLKQLKPGTRIVSHAFDMGEWKPEKTLQVDGRTIYYWVVPEQVPANLRQ
- the nifB gene encoding nitrogenase cofactor biosynthesis protein NifB; amino-acid sequence: MTPPVTGSSVTESTPTKAKSGGCGCDTSTTVEMDEKLQERIAKHPCYSEEAHHHYARMHVAVAPACNIQCNYCNRKYDCANESRPGVVSELLTPEEAAHKVLVIAGKIPQMTVLGIAGPGDPLANPEKTFRTFELIADKAPDIKLCLSTNGLMLPEYVDRIKQLNIDHVTITLNTIDPEIGAQIYSWVHYKRRRYRGAEGARILLEKQMEGLQALREADILCKVNSVMIPGINDQHLVEVNKMIREQGAFLHNIMPLISAPEHGTHFGLTGQRGPSQKELKSVQDQCSGNMKMMRHCRQCRADAVGLLGEDRSQEFTKDKFLEMAPEYDFDKRQEVHEGIEKFRVELKVAKEKVLAGKEKTASNPKILVAIATKGGGLVNQHFGHAKEFQVYEVDGSEVRFVSHRKVDHYCQGGYGEEATFDNIVKTIADCKAVLVSKIGESPKEKLLQAGIQTVEAYDVIEKVALEFYEQWNKG
- a CDS encoding DUF362 domain-containing protein codes for the protein MAYTITSQCISCKLCSSVCPTGAIKVAEDGQHWIDQALCTNCVDSVHTVPQCKAGCPTCDGCVKVPSDYWEGWFANYNRVIAKLTKKQDYWERWFNCYSQKFSEQIQKHQGEILGV